AGGCATTAGTCAGATAATAAGAATGCAGATTATGTTTTCTAACTTGATAAAGATCACCAGATCCCACTGGATCATTAAAGTGAATGGTAGCAGTCCTCTAAGACTTCACATGGTGGGGGAAGAGTTTGCTTAAAACTTGCCCACATACCTGTACACTCAATGGCCATAGCCTGGAATTCTTCCCTTATCATAAAATGATCAATGTTTTAGAATAGGCAGTTgatgttgttggttttttttcctcctcagttCTTCATATTTCCCTCAAATTATCTTTCAAGAATAGATTCATATCTCAGCCAACAAAATAATAATccacatgcaaataaaaatgtaaagaaaaattttaaatgtgtttaaaaattcagaccactggaaaaaaatagatgaaatagcTCAGAAGAGACAAATAATGGTTATGAAAACTGAGAGAGTGATTTCTTTGTTCTGAGCCAAGAAAATTCATTCATATAGTGTTGCTGTACTAGCAACAGGAAACTTGAAATTGGCACCAaggaaattaaaagggaaaaaaaagaatcaggtATACTTCTATCCCTTAaatgtcatttatatttctttctgcatgTTGATGCGGATATTGCTGAATATTTTGCCAACAGCCTCAAAGAGCGGGTCACAGAAGGTGTGGACGTAGATGGAATAAACACGGCTGATGCACTGAATCTCTATCAGGAAGCTCTTAATGCACGGTACAACTGCCCAGATgtgcaggaaagagagaatggcAAAGTAAATGCCCCAGATGAGTGCCATTGGGATGCCAAAGAGGGCAGACAGCAAGCGGTAAAACCAGTATTTTGTCACAGTGAAGGTGGTGAAGCTGGCCTTCCAAATGCCGTCGAAACTGTGTGTCCCTTCTGGTTCTGCAATCACATCTTCAAAATCAATCTAAAAGGAAAGGAGGACAGAACATGAACTTAcaatagaagaaaagagaaaaaggacctATTACTGAGtatccttaaaaatatattatcttttatGTATAAGTTCTGTGTGAGATGCTTGACAATACCCAGCAGCAGCAGCGTCATTTGTTGGAAATGGAATCACCTGTTGGAAACACAGATATTTTTTGGGACCCACCTGGACCTTATTGCACCTCTGGGGTTGAAATGCAGGAGAACGTTTAATGTGTTCCCCAGGTGTTTCTTTACTCTGTgaaaggttgagaaccactgctctggggaAAACCAAATGGATATGATAAAATTCCTGCCTTTAACTAAAACCAGGCAACATGGATAAGTATATAAAGCACTCAATAAAATGTGACACGACCCAAGTTAATTGCACTCCAAGACAGCTACATACACAGTGTTAAGAGGTAGTTAGCTTATAGTTGATTATTGACTCTTTGAACATTTAATTGGTAGAAGTAGAATTTCTTCAGGAAATTAGGTTGCTGTGAGCTGTGAGGACTCAAGAAGTCTTCATGGGGTGGTGGGGATTTTGGCAGGGCTTGGAAAATGGGGTATGAtttggagaggaaggaagaagggactTTGGAAATGGTGTGAGCAAGACCCCAGAAACAAGGAAGGGGGATGTAGTGTCAAAAGTAGATAGATCTGAGTCACCACAGCTGGAAAGACAGGTTGGGGTCAGACTTGATATTATTTGAAGATGTTGGAGTTGGGGAATGAAGCCAAATCACAACAGCCATTTGTCAAGATGAATTTGACAGCAGTATGTGGTGGAAAGAGACTCATGGCAGAGAGACTATTGCTGTAACTCAAGCTTGAGATTGCAGAACCAAAGCTGAAATAGAATGCCATTTTATAAGAAGATACAGAGGTTCAGAGAGTGAAGGTGTCTTGCTAATGTCAAGTACAGAGCAATGGTGGGACCAGAATGCAAACTTGGCCCCTTGCCCAATAGCATTCTCTCCCTAAACAATGAATTCTTAGGAGGTTTTATCCCTCTAGAAGGATTTATGTAGACTAAACTGAAGCATAGGATTAAAGAAAATTACCAATGTAAGAGTAAGAAACAGCCTGCTCAACCGCTTGGCATAGGTAGCTATAAGAAGGGATCTAGAATAGTTTGAAATCCAAACAACCTGGTGACTGCCAGCAGCAATACAGCCAAACTCAGAATTAGGGATTGAGGACTTGGGTGACTCCATGGAGCCTCTCAGTATCAAGGAGACACGTTTGATTCAACACAGTAAAACTTTTGGATAAAGTAGATGATACTTACCaatagtttattttctggaacaTTCTGTTTTTTGATCTATTGTGCAATTTCCTAATAATACAATATGTAAAAATGGCATGTCCACAATTATGTCAATGAAGTTAAATAGATTTATTgtcattctaatttttctttgccATTTAGATCTAGACTTGGAGGTAAACATTTACTTGTGTGTTCTAAAAGGTTGTACAAAATATTTGGCAAGTCAGATTAATTCTTTGATGATGTTTCTGTGCAATCTACTTAATTGTCCACCATGGGGTTTTGTTCTGACACTGCATTTTCCtgaagctgttaaaaataaaatcctgctGTTTTCCTTCATTCAATTGCAAGATacccaaataattttatttttaaaagatgacctTATTTTGTAAGTGGATttggtgaaataaaaattaatatactaGAGTAGATGTATTTAATATGGGTCATAGAATGGGGCAACATTGGTCCATGAATGCTATGAAATGGGTGCATATGTTTTGAGTGTACAATTGGAGAGTGTCCATcacttttattagaaaataaaaggagtCTATTACCAAAGGAGGGTAGGAAGCACTTAACTGGAGCAGAGGATTCCTGCCCGTTTACAGAGCTGACTTTAATCACATCTGCCTTGAGATTCTTTTCCAAGAGAAGGCATAGTTACTAGCATCTGTTGACTGGCTATTATGATTTGAGACTGTTCTCATTTAATTCACAGCAACTCTTAATACTATTCCTGTTTTATAGAAAATATGGGATTCAGAAATATGTTAATAAATTGCCCAGATAAATAAGAGGTGGATTTGAGGTTCAAATCTAATCTGAGAGATACCAGCTCTTTCTTTAGTACCACAACACTTTTTTCAATAGTTTACAAATTTTCTCCAAGGTGCTTATAATAGTATGTCACAATTGAAAggcacattaacaaaaaagagTTTGCTGAATTTAACCCTCTGGTAGCTGTAAGAATCCCACAGTGTGGTCACTGAGGGCAATGTTGCAATGAGGCCATGTACATCATATACACAATTGGTCCTTAGTGAAGATCTATGAACACATGAATATGTAAGCTTTCTTgataataactttatttttctaagcATAAATATAAGTGCTTTTTTTAACAAACATTGGAAACTCCTAAGCTTTCTTTTAAATGGCTTAGAACATTGCAGGGTGGCTGCTATTTCACTGCTTTGCAGAACCTGTCAGTGAGCATGATTTATCCTCAAATATCTGAGGAAATTTAGAGCAGGTCTCCAGGGGTGGACAATAACatgtcaaaaaaatattttatatctatatattcaGTTAGTTGCTTTCATCCTGAAAACTTAAGGTGACTAAAATACTAAAAGTACAGCCGATTAGATGCAactaagaaagagaaagcaaggaaTTGTTAAGGAAGCATAAAGGAGCCAGAAACAGAGCTAAATTTCTCTCTACCTCCATTTTTGAGATGGTAATAGTAATAGGTTTAGTGAAGAGTACATGAGATAATTTATGTAAAGTGTTTAGCATGGGGCTAGGACATTGTAATATAGTAAATGCTCATTAAATAGTAGCGTTAAAAATGCTACAAGGTGACTTGTTCTGGGTGATTAAGCTTTTTAATAGATAATATTAATAAGAGAAACTGTCAGTTGCAAAGCACACAGTGGCTCTGAATTCAAATTCCACCAGTGGCTCAAAAGAACTAGCTTCCATCTGTAGTGATTTTCACCACAACCCTCCGATATGCATgccatcattcccattttacagatgagggtaCTCTGGGAGGTTAAGTAATTACTTAAGGTCATGCAAATACTATGTGGCAAAGCTGGAACTGGAATTTGTCCTACTCAAGTCAGAGCTCTTTTTGCTTATGTATCCCTGGGATTACAAGCTCTTATGATACTCCTAATTGCTTAAAGATAGATATACTTCCAAAACACTTTTATTATTAAAGGGATTACTCTTgttaacatttccattttaacTTAGAACATCTAGTAACTaggatgttttacatttttggtaCTGATTGTATTTTCACTGCCCGGCACAGTATGTTCTTACAGTCTTGGGCACCCAGCCAAGAACTCTCATTTCTAATtagcagataaggaaactgaggcacagaatgaTCAAAATGGGTCAGATATTCTTAAGGTCCCAAGTGAATCAGTAGAAAAGCTGAAATTAGAACTCTAACTTCCTGATTCCCAGGCCTAAATCCAGTGCTGTGCTCCACACTATTTCCCTGGGAACTTAATCTCTCTTTCTCCATATCCCTTCTCTACCTACCCCATTCATATTCTCTAGGTCTCCCATAAGTCTCATTGCCTTCTATGGCATTGACTTGAAAAGTCATTATGTGAGGTTAGGAGATATGTCCTTTTTCATAACAAGAACATGGACATTTCTGTATATCTAGGGTGAAGAAAACTGgagggaatattttaaaaaatatcctcatTGTACATTTTGACATG
This portion of the Manis javanica isolate MJ-LG chromosome 6, MJ_LKY, whole genome shotgun sequence genome encodes:
- the CAV1 gene encoding caveolin-1 isoform X2, with translation MAEEVNEKQVYDAHTKEINLVNRDPKHLNDDVVKIDFEDVIAEPEGTHSFDGIWKASFTTFTVTKYWFYRLLSALFGIPMALIWGIYFAILSFLHIWAVVPCIKSFLIEIQCISRVYSIYVHTFCDPLFEAVGKIFSNIRINMQKEI
- the CAV1 gene encoding caveolin-1 isoform X1; its protein translation is MSGGKYVDSEGHLYTVPTREQGNIYKPNNKAMAEEVNEKQVYDAHTKEINLVNRDPKHLNDDVVKIDFEDVIAEPEGTHSFDGIWKASFTTFTVTKYWFYRLLSALFGIPMALIWGIYFAILSFLHIWAVVPCIKSFLIEIQCISRVYSIYVHTFCDPLFEAVGKIFSNIRINMQKEI